A region of Candidatus Woesearchaeota archaeon DNA encodes the following proteins:
- a CDS encoding Ldh family oxidoreductase, translated as MLNKMIKVKINDVKTLLINKLLSRGLSKEHAEIIAEDYLRGELQGKYTHGLLAFPSLFEILPLKQESPVIDKKTPSALLIDAKSNLGGVVTRKYLDHGIEMAKNNGISMILIRNMISWLRPGSIAQDIAEKDMVGFVVNSGGNPMIAPPGGYEPRVGTNPIGIGIPSEQHNILVDMATSKRAWGEVRNAALNNVDLPSETYLNDKGEFTVNPHEAVSVIPFGDYKGFVLALFIEILTGSLVNMPMNQQKSEKKGYLKLLRGAVIVIINPTFSTTLDTFRKMNNKLSEEIRTTKQRRGYSKVSVPGDKAFELENKHRKNKCIDITETLWKKLNEL; from the coding sequence ATGCTAAACAAAATGATCAAAGTAAAAATTAATGATGTAAAAACACTTCTCATAAACAAACTTCTCAGTAGAGGTTTATCAAAAGAACATGCTGAAATAATAGCTGAAGATTATCTTCGTGGAGAATTGCAGGGTAAATATACTCATGGACTGCTGGCATTTCCATCACTATTTGAAATTCTTCCTTTAAAACAAGAATCTCCTGTCATTGATAAAAAGACACCTTCTGCGCTGCTCATTGACGCTAAAAGTAATTTAGGCGGAGTTGTTACAAGAAAATATTTAGATCATGGCATAGAGATGGCAAAAAACAATGGTATTTCTATGATTCTGATAAGGAATATGATCAGCTGGTTAAGACCAGGCAGCATTGCTCAGGATATTGCAGAAAAAGATATGGTTGGTTTTGTAGTGAACAGTGGCGGCAATCCGATGATAGCTCCACCAGGAGGATATGAGCCGAGAGTTGGCACAAATCCAATAGGAATAGGCATACCTTCTGAACAACATAATATTCTTGTTGACATGGCTACTTCAAAACGAGCATGGGGCGAGGTGCGAAATGCAGCATTAAATAATGTTGATTTGCCGTCGGAAACCTACTTGAATGATAAAGGAGAATTTACCGTTAATCCTCATGAAGCTGTTTCTGTCATTCCTTTTGGTGATTATAAAGGATTCGTGCTTGCCTTATTTATCGAGATTTTAACAGGGTCCCTTGTCAATATGCCGATGAATCAACAAAAAAGTGAAAAGAAAGGTTATTTAAAACTGCTGAGAGGCGCAGTGATCGTAATTATTAATCCAACATTTTCTACCACTCTTGATACTTTTAGAAAGATGAATAATAAACTATCTGAAGAAATAAGAACGACTAAACAAAGGCGTGGTTATAGCAAAGTATCTGTTCCTGGAGACAAAGCATTTGAGTTGGAAAACAAACATAGGAAAAATAAGTGTATAGATATAACGGAAACTCTTTGGAAAAAATTAAACGAGTTGTAG
- a CDS encoding type II toxin-antitoxin system VapC family toxin: protein MILLDTCAVIDLLSGKGNYKQLQEIIATQSVAISSISINELLIDARQAKKQIIYEFMKSVEIIPFDEQAAIESVKIEEELTKKGSKIGKLDIFIAGICRVHKLMLITSDNDFKKIPQLDMVLI from the coding sequence ATGATACTTCTTGATACTTGTGCAGTAATTGACCTTCTTTCAGGTAAAGGTAACTATAAACAATTACAGGAAATAATTGCAACACAATCAGTTGCCATTAGTTCTATCAGTATTAATGAGTTACTTATCGATGCTCGTCAAGCAAAAAAACAAATAATCTATGAGTTTATGAAATCAGTTGAGATAATTCCGTTTGATGAACAAGCTGCAATAGAAAGCGTAAAAATTGAAGAAGAACTTACGAAAAAGGGAAGCAAAATAGGTAAATTAGATATTTTTATTGCGGGTATTTGCAGAGTACATAAGCTTATGTTAATAACAAGTGATAATGATTTCAAGAAAATTCCTCAACTTGACATGGTTTTGATATAA
- the gatD gene encoding Glu-tRNA(Gln) amidotransferase subunit GatD, with product MTKKSLVEASSGDVVKITTTDSTYEGILMPQQSKTSTFIKLNTGYNIGINNTTIKTITLIKKAIEKQEKTATNTLNPQLKTIAVLHTGGTIASKVDYATGAVTAKFSVHDLLSLVPELKTIANITTKQVANMMSENMRFPFYKTLADAISEQIKQGVNGIIIGHGTDTLQFTAVALSFMFENLAIPVLIVGSQRSTDRGSTDAAMNLICAAQFIAHTDFKGIGICMHDTTNDEYGAILPATKTKKMHTSRRDAFKAINDTPIAKVHMKTGKVEYLKQDYCKEVKGKLEYKPNFEDKVGIVKVYPNMLPEIFDFYREKKYKGLIIEGTGLGHMPIYIHEAKDEIINAVKKLINSGCIVVMSSQAIFGKVMMDVYSNLRKEKEIGIIEGNDMLTETAFIKLAWLLGNYKPEEVKQLMTENLRGEINSRISVDEYIE from the coding sequence ATGACCAAAAAATCCCTAGTTGAAGCATCATCTGGTGATGTAGTTAAAATAACAACAACAGATTCTACCTATGAAGGTATTTTGATGCCTCAACAAAGTAAAACTTCTACTTTTATCAAGCTCAATACAGGTTACAACATAGGCATTAACAATACTACTATAAAAACTATAACTTTAATCAAAAAAGCAATTGAAAAACAAGAAAAAACAGCAACTAATACTTTAAATCCTCAATTAAAAACAATAGCAGTTCTCCATACAGGGGGTACTATTGCCAGCAAAGTTGATTATGCAACAGGCGCAGTTACGGCAAAATTCAGTGTTCATGATCTCTTATCTTTAGTTCCAGAACTAAAAACAATAGCAAACATAACAACAAAACAAGTTGCCAATATGATGTCTGAAAATATGCGGTTTCCTTTTTATAAAACATTAGCAGATGCAATAAGCGAGCAGATAAAACAAGGTGTTAATGGCATTATTATTGGTCATGGCACTGATACTTTGCAGTTTACAGCAGTAGCATTAAGCTTTATGTTTGAAAACCTTGCTATTCCTGTTTTAATTGTTGGTTCTCAGCGTTCTACTGATCGAGGTTCAACCGATGCAGCAATGAATCTAATATGCGCAGCGCAATTTATTGCCCATACAGATTTTAAAGGCATAGGGATTTGCATGCATGATACTACTAACGATGAATATGGAGCTATTTTACCAGCAACAAAAACAAAAAAAATGCATACGTCGCGAAGGGATGCATTCAAAGCAATAAATGATACGCCGATTGCAAAAGTGCATATGAAAACAGGCAAAGTTGAATATCTTAAACAGGATTATTGCAAAGAAGTTAAAGGAAAATTAGAATATAAGCCGAATTTTGAAGATAAAGTAGGCATAGTTAAAGTTTACCCAAATATGCTGCCTGAAATCTTTGATTTTTATCGTGAAAAAAAATACAAAGGGCTTATTATTGAAGGCACAGGTCTTGGCCATATGCCTATCTACATTCACGAGGCAAAAGATGAAATCATTAATGCAGTTAAAAAACTGATCAATAGTGGGTGCATTGTTGTTATGAGCTCGCAAGCTATATTCGGCAAAGTGATGATGGATGTTTATTCTAATTTAAGAAAAGAAAAAGAGATAGGAATTATTGAAGGCAATGATATGCTCACTGAAACAGCGTTTATCAAATTAGCATGGTTATTAGGCAACTACAAACCAGAAGAAGTAAAACAGTTGATGACGGAAAATTTGAGAGGAGAAATAAATTCAAGAATTTCGGTTGATGAATATATTGAGTAA
- a CDS encoding DUF2683 family protein, which yields MVQAMINISEETNQVLNIVKAKHNLRDKSEAIDLVVKEYGEDMLEPELRPEYIIKAKKIMLEKTVKVGSLANLRKRYE from the coding sequence ATGGTACAAGCAATGATTAATATCTCAGAAGAAACAAATCAAGTATTGAATATTGTAAAAGCAAAGCATAATCTCCGTGACAAATCAGAAGCTATTGATTTAGTGGTAAAAGAATATGGGGAAGATATGTTAGAGCCTGAATTAAGACCTGAATATATTATTAAAGCAAAGAAAATAATGTTAGAAAAAACAGTAAAAGTAGGCAGTCTGGCAAATTTAAGAAAGAGGTATGAATAG
- a CDS encoding antitoxin VapB family protein, whose protein sequence is MVIKSLTITEDAYNALKTIKSVDESFSDVILRVSTNKIGAAAKFAGVFKMNDTEVKQWKQQIEKRRSEINHEFIGRSRKSKSRCG, encoded by the coding sequence ATGGTTATCAAATCGTTAACTATTACTGAAGATGCCTATAATGCATTAAAAACCATTAAATCAGTAGATGAAAGTTTCAGTGATGTTATTCTCCGAGTCTCAACGAATAAAATAGGCGCAGCTGCAAAATTTGCAGGTGTTTTCAAGATGAATGATACTGAAGTTAAACAATGGAAACAGCAGATAGAGAAAAGGAGATCTGAAATAAATCATGAATTTATTGGGCGTTCAAGAAAGTCAAAGAGTAGATGTGGATGA
- a CDS encoding radical SAM protein yields the protein MLTFIDLIFEKNKETNTVVVTLYNLFYFEIPFNELDVLGSWQLQKNSIAVKGLEDNKLRTKFLFLLEKYMKQLKSKLNGNPVMYLHQNSGIPLIGLQFIGIVDKGSEMIEVRPITNCNMNCIFCSVDEGPDSRKQIDFVVEKDYLVQELKKLLEFKYKQEENKANIWINPSGEPFLYAPLAELVGDINAMPQVKEIHIITNGVLLNKPIIDQLSKCNKGELNVSISGFSSEKGKQMMGSKAYSIERVLEEMQYAAKKMKVTVTPVYVKGYNEEEMKDILIFCKKHNIKIQIQKFTTNKFGRNPIKEQSWEQFFAELQRLQDQTAVPLIQELGKIEKTNEYPKPFKKGDVIEVEIKALGRMKNDKIAVAKQRAVLVLNCPKEHGKVKIRLVQSKHGLYMGVLI from the coding sequence ATGCTAACCTTCATAGACTTAATATTTGAAAAAAACAAAGAAACAAATACTGTAGTTGTAACACTCTATAATCTATTCTATTTTGAAATACCTTTCAATGAGCTGGATGTATTAGGTTCATGGCAACTACAAAAAAATAGCATTGCAGTTAAAGGTTTAGAAGACAACAAACTCAGAACAAAATTTCTTTTTTTGCTTGAGAAATACATGAAACAATTAAAAAGTAAGCTCAATGGTAATCCAGTAATGTACCTTCATCAAAATTCAGGCATTCCGTTGATAGGTTTGCAGTTTATTGGGATTGTTGACAAAGGCAGTGAAATGATTGAGGTTCGCCCAATAACCAATTGCAATATGAACTGCATTTTTTGCAGTGTTGATGAAGGGCCAGATTCACGAAAGCAGATTGATTTTGTTGTTGAGAAAGATTATCTGGTTCAAGAACTCAAAAAATTATTGGAGTTCAAATACAAACAGGAAGAAAATAAAGCAAATATTTGGATTAATCCAAGCGGCGAACCATTTTTATATGCGCCATTGGCAGAATTAGTTGGAGATATCAATGCGATGCCGCAGGTTAAAGAAATCCATATTATTACTAACGGCGTTCTTCTCAATAAACCTATCATAGATCAATTATCTAAATGTAATAAAGGTGAATTAAATGTTTCCATAAGCGGATTTTCTTCAGAAAAAGGAAAGCAGATGATGGGAAGCAAAGCTTACAGTATTGAAAGAGTTTTAGAAGAGATGCAATATGCAGCAAAAAAAATGAAGGTTACAGTTACGCCAGTCTATGTTAAAGGTTATAATGAAGAAGAAATGAAAGATATTTTGATCTTCTGCAAAAAACACAACATAAAAATCCAAATTCAAAAATTTACAACAAACAAATTTGGGAGAAATCCCATCAAGGAGCAGTCATGGGAACAGTTTTTTGCAGAATTGCAGCGATTACAAGATCAAACAGCTGTTCCATTAATACAGGAATTAGGTAAAATTGAGAAAACAAACGAATATCCAAAGCCTTTTAAAAAAGGAGATGTTATTGAAGTTGAAATAAAAGCATTGGGAAGAATGAAGAACGATAAAATAGCAGTTGCAAAGCAACGCGCAGTATTAGTATTAAATTGCCCAAAAGAGCATGGTAAAGTTAAGATCAGATTAGTTCAAAGTAAGCATGGATTGTATATGGGTGTGCTTATATAA
- a CDS encoding S-adenosylmethionine decarboxylase, with product MKNLAPSITRQRLLIEGFYKIDANKSLIIDYFKIITKSLNLRMYRGPIIFSPCGEGKDINQGYDAFVPLIDSGISVYVWSNTKFLSLIIYTCKSFDKNKAIEVTKRFWKIDKIESQSF from the coding sequence ATGAAAAATTTAGCACCAAGCATCACAAGACAAAGATTGTTAATTGAGGGATTCTATAAAATTGATGCAAACAAAAGCCTCATTATAGATTACTTCAAAATAATTACCAAATCCCTTAATCTTAGAATGTATCGGGGACCAATAATTTTTTCTCCATGTGGTGAGGGTAAAGATATTAATCAGGGATATGATGCTTTTGTCCCGTTGATTGATTCTGGAATATCTGTTTATGTTTGGTCTAATACTAAATTTTTATCCTTAATAATTTACACCTGTAAAAGCTTTGACAAAAATAAAGCCATTGAAGTAACTAAGAGATTTTGGAAAATTGATAAAATAGAATCGCAGTCATTCTAA
- a CDS encoding serine/threonine protein kinase, which produces MKAVIDSKDEVELEYIGEGATGTTYRGIVGEKISLVKILNASLPQDAPPERTAALVQTIEGEVDVLKRLDHPRVPKYYGSGIIELSPTDRRIYSAREFKEGQSLEQVIKDHGPLSETEATRLLIQMLELLSVLHAQSTPVIHRDIKPENIILDGSESSLIDFGVATQPFNTLIGIRTLYGTPGYMAPEQAMGKAADQRTDIYGLGATLIRCITNQHPGLLLDDTSRINFRDRVAGRYSENLLHVLEKMTQSNARERYQFAGEALADLTELPPLTKHRIGEILSEKGYSPVVIEEALSRNLTDASALGDLEKNLAQKEAEILETLREFVEFYHRTRVKSLIIPDTSTDYDAKDAIRNPTFHISLGQNDDLSGVEICLRFNYVLRKQPHENSVGFEIKYRYTKIRRRKLSTLLLTTSVDELESANATLGIFNNTNSIGIIKEPFVYAPLQRLLHGAVQFQQSGSEHQDYRFILPALLNLRTAVYGGLRQQGEALSQYKTTDR; this is translated from the coding sequence ATGAAAGCAGTGATAGATAGTAAAGATGAAGTTGAGTTAGAGTATATTGGAGAAGGAGCTACTGGTACGACTTATCGAGGTATTGTTGGTGAAAAAATTAGTCTTGTCAAAATACTTAATGCTTCACTACCACAAGATGCGCCACCTGAAAGAACAGCAGCTCTTGTGCAAACTATTGAAGGTGAAGTAGATGTTCTTAAACGATTAGATCATCCACGGGTTCCAAAATATTATGGCAGTGGTATTATTGAACTTTCTCCTACTGACAGAAGAATTTATTCTGCACGTGAATTTAAAGAAGGTCAGAGTTTAGAACAAGTAATTAAGGATCATGGACCATTATCAGAAACTGAAGCAACTAGACTTTTGATCCAAATGCTTGAATTACTTTCAGTATTACATGCACAATCTACGCCGGTTATTCATCGTGATATCAAACCAGAAAATATTATTCTTGATGGCAGTGAATCAAGCCTTATTGATTTTGGTGTTGCAACTCAACCATTTAATACACTTATTGGTATACGCACTCTTTATGGCACTCCCGGATATATGGCTCCTGAGCAAGCTATGGGAAAAGCTGCAGATCAAAGAACAGATATTTATGGATTAGGGGCAACGCTCATTAGGTGTATAACTAACCAGCATCCAGGATTGCTATTGGATGATACTAGTCGTATTAATTTTAGAGATAGAGTTGCAGGAAGATATAGTGAAAACTTACTCCATGTTCTTGAAAAAATGACGCAATCAAATGCACGAGAAAGATATCAATTTGCTGGAGAAGCACTTGCAGATTTAACAGAACTTCCACCATTGACAAAACACAGAATCGGAGAAATACTTAGTGAAAAAGGTTATAGTCCAGTAGTCATAGAAGAGGCATTATCAAGAAATTTAACTGATGCTTCAGCACTGGGTGATTTAGAAAAAAATCTTGCGCAAAAAGAAGCTGAGATTTTAGAAACCTTGAGAGAGTTTGTTGAATTTTATCATCGAACACGAGTCAAGTCACTAATTATTCCTGATACCAGCACTGATTATGACGCAAAAGACGCTATTAGAAATCCAACGTTCCATATCTCTTTAGGACAAAATGATGATTTAAGTGGTGTTGAGATATGTTTAAGATTCAACTATGTTTTAAGAAAACAACCTCATGAAAACAGCGTAGGTTTTGAAATTAAATATAGATATACCAAAATAAGGAGACGAAAATTAAGCACCCTCTTGTTGACAACCTCTGTTGATGAACTTGAAAGTGCAAATGCGACCTTAGGAATATTTAATAATACCAACTCCATCGGAATAATCAAAGAACCATTTGTATATGCACCGTTACAAAGATTATTACATGGCGCTGTTCAATTTCAACAATCTGGATCAGAACATCAAGATTATCGATTTATCTTACCTGCACTTTTGAATTTGAGAACTGCTGTTTATGGAGGATTACGACAACAAGGAGAAGCTCTTTCTCAATATAAAACAACTGACAGATAG
- a CDS encoding Fic family protein — MAIVKRKKGTKEYFYLKHSTREGDKVITKEQYLGDRIPDNIKELEKQFMKKHSQFLYRKLLFIKNVFQKEWQKLPPSIKEKELQEIAIAFTYNTNAIEGSTITLDETRDIVKDHIAPRKSLDDIKETELHAKVFLEIIRERKILHNELLLQWHKGIFGETKPDLADKWRDYHVRVGYYRAPDWQDVPKLMTTFEKFLRSKQKINPVEFAGRVHYQFEKVHPFGDGNGRIGRLIINHMLWHTHYPMIIFEFKKRKQYYHALEKDEEGFAQWFMRMYLRVHKKRIVNSCFK; from the coding sequence ATGGCAATTGTAAAAAGGAAAAAAGGCACTAAAGAATATTTTTATCTCAAGCATTCGACTCGAGAAGGAGATAAAGTTATTACCAAAGAACAATATCTTGGAGATAGAATTCCTGATAATATTAAAGAGTTGGAAAAACAATTTATGAAAAAACACTCGCAGTTTTTGTATAGAAAACTGCTATTCATAAAAAATGTTTTCCAAAAAGAATGGCAGAAACTTCCACCGTCAATAAAAGAAAAAGAACTCCAAGAAATTGCTATTGCTTTTACTTATAATACTAATGCGATTGAAGGATCAACTATTACTTTAGATGAAACAAGGGACATTGTTAAAGACCATATTGCTCCTCGAAAATCATTGGATGATATTAAAGAAACTGAACTGCATGCAAAAGTATTTCTTGAAATAATAAGAGAGAGAAAAATATTGCATAATGAACTTTTGCTACAATGGCATAAGGGTATTTTTGGCGAAACTAAGCCAGATCTAGCCGACAAATGGAGGGATTATCATGTTCGTGTTGGCTATTATCGAGCTCCTGACTGGCAGGATGTTCCAAAATTAATGACAACTTTCGAGAAGTTTTTGAGATCTAAACAAAAAATAAATCCAGTGGAATTTGCAGGAAGAGTACATTATCAATTTGAAAAAGTTCATCCATTTGGCGATGGCAATGGAAGAATTGGAAGGCTTATTATTAATCATATGTTATGGCATACTCATTATCCTATGATTATTTTTGAATTCAAAAAAAGAAAACAGTATTATCATGCCCTTGAAAAAGATGAAGAAGGATTTGCGCAGTGGTTTATGAGGATGTATTTGAGAGTTCATAAGAAAAGGATAGTTAATTCGTGCTTTAAATAG